The Haloplanus sp. CK5-1 genome contains a region encoding:
- a CDS encoding helix-turn-helix domain-containing protein, whose protein sequence is MSDEPRDDLARRIAGEITLSSNPGATLRKWRTDFDVSQTKLADRLDVSSSVISDYESGRRESPGIGVVSRIVRALLDIDEARGGGRIRQYARVISAGFESDIVHDLREYPTSVPIDRLYEALDATEVVESDHDHVSGHTVINSIEAITRLPSEEFYRLYGQSTNRALVFTDVTRGESPLVALRVVNPTPNAVVLHGLTPDDLWEYAPELARIDGFALATSTRDLDEVLAELRALP, encoded by the coding sequence ATGAGTGACGAACCCCGCGACGACCTCGCCAGACGCATCGCCGGCGAGATAACGCTCAGCTCCAACCCCGGCGCGACGCTCCGGAAGTGGCGAACCGACTTCGACGTCTCACAGACGAAACTCGCCGACCGACTCGACGTCTCGTCGTCGGTCATCTCGGACTACGAGAGCGGGCGACGGGAGAGCCCGGGTATCGGCGTCGTCAGCCGGATCGTCCGGGCGCTACTCGACATCGACGAGGCCCGCGGTGGCGGTCGGATCCGCCAGTACGCCCGCGTCATCTCGGCCGGCTTCGAGAGCGACATCGTCCACGACCTCCGCGAGTATCCCACTTCCGTCCCGATCGACCGCCTCTACGAGGCGCTGGACGCGACGGAGGTGGTCGAGAGCGACCACGACCACGTCAGCGGTCACACGGTCATCAACAGCATCGAGGCGATCACTCGCCTGCCCAGCGAGGAGTTCTACCGTCTCTACGGGCAGAGCACGAACCGGGCGCTCGTGTTCACCGACGTGACTCGGGGCGAGTCGCCGCTGGTCGCGCTCCGGGTCGTGAATCCGACGCCGAACGCAGTGGTGCTCCACGGCCTCACCCCGGACGACCTCTGGGAGTACGCCCCGGAACTCGCCCGCATCGACGGGTTCGCGCTCGCCACGTCGACGCGCGACCTCGACGAGGTGCTGGCGGAGTTGCGGGCCTTGCCGTAG
- a CDS encoding metal-dependent hydrolase, protein MPSTVVHLAVGGIVAAALLGDDFDRRSVAVVLAATAVPDLDTFAGLYLQGTHRALLHTLLLPLAAGALLAYDTRVRETSWLRDHWGGRGVHVSWVAVAALLFGGVLPDLMTNGVNAFYPLYDRFLTVDGELLLSNQRGVVQTFVDLSPPEKAPSTTQNTHYWTGVDPSRGDEPEDVERIFPVVRSGFQTLVVLLGAFTLGARFRDR, encoded by the coding sequence ATGCCCTCGACCGTCGTCCACCTCGCCGTCGGCGGTATCGTCGCTGCCGCCTTGCTGGGCGACGACTTCGACCGGCGATCGGTCGCCGTCGTCCTCGCCGCGACGGCCGTTCCGGACCTCGACACCTTCGCCGGGCTCTACCTCCAAGGCACACACCGGGCGCTGTTGCACACGTTACTCCTCCCGCTCGCCGCCGGCGCGCTACTCGCCTACGACACCCGGGTTCGGGAGACATCCTGGCTCCGCGACCACTGGGGTGGGCGCGGCGTCCACGTCTCGTGGGTCGCCGTCGCCGCACTGCTGTTCGGGGGCGTTCTCCCCGACCTGATGACCAACGGCGTGAACGCCTTCTACCCGCTGTACGACCGGTTCCTAACCGTCGACGGCGAACTCCTGCTGTCGAATCAGCGGGGGGTCGTCCAGACGTTCGTCGACCTGTCGCCGCCGGAGAAAGCGCCGTCGACGACCCAAAACACCCACTACTGGACGGGTGTCGACCCGTCGCGGGGCGACGAACCCGAGGACGTCGAGCGGATCTTCCCGGTCGTCCGGTCGGGGTTCCAGACGCTCGTCGTCCTGCTCGGCGCGTTCACGCTCGGTGCGCGCTTCCGGGACCGCTGA
- a CDS encoding DASH family cryptochrome codes for MASDTTLLWLRRDLRLHDSPALVAAADANRLLPVYVFDPRRYGTAAFGGSASFEYPKTGGRRTAFRTEAVADLRARLRTRGSDLVVRVGNPERVVADLADRIDADVVHVHTRPTPEERATERRVETELDAPLDRHWGHTLYHPDDLPDDVADIDDTYTPFRKSVESSASIREPLPIPSIPDRPGGVDAGELPDPAALGIEADPIDDRAALAFEGGESAGLDRLDEYLWETDSLREYKETRNGLLGRDYSSKFSPWLNEGCLSPRRVHAAVDEYENCRVANDSTYWLRFELRWRDFFQFQFAKHGTTPFAPGGIRRREIDWRNDEDALDRWKRGETGIPFVDATMRELNATGYMSNRGRQNAASFLANDLRIDWRRGAAYFEMRLIDYDPASNYGNWAYVAGVGNDSRNRSFDVLGQAKRYDPEAAYVRQWLPELADLPAAHAHEPWRATAEELAAHGVELGVDYPRPMVDPEALG; via the coding sequence ATGGCCTCCGACACCACGCTCCTGTGGCTCCGACGTGACCTCCGCCTCCACGACAGTCCGGCGCTCGTCGCCGCGGCGGACGCCAACCGCCTCCTCCCGGTGTACGTCTTCGACCCCCGCCGGTACGGCACCGCCGCGTTCGGGGGATCGGCGTCGTTCGAGTACCCGAAAACCGGCGGACGTCGGACGGCGTTCCGGACCGAGGCAGTCGCCGACCTCCGTGCGCGTCTCCGCACCCGAGGGAGCGACCTCGTCGTCCGGGTCGGCAACCCCGAACGCGTCGTCGCCGACCTCGCCGACCGGATCGACGCCGACGTCGTCCACGTCCACACCCGACCGACGCCGGAGGAGCGGGCGACCGAACGGCGAGTCGAGACCGAACTCGACGCCCCGCTGGATCGCCACTGGGGGCACACGCTGTACCACCCCGACGACCTCCCTGACGACGTGGCCGATATCGACGACACGTACACACCCTTCCGGAAGTCGGTGGAGTCGTCGGCGTCGATCCGGGAGCCGCTGCCGATCCCGTCGATCCCCGACCGACCCGGCGGGGTGGACGCGGGAGAGCTCCCCGACCCCGCGGCCCTCGGCATCGAGGCCGACCCCATCGACGACCGCGCGGCCCTCGCCTTCGAGGGCGGCGAGTCCGCCGGACTCGACCGACTCGACGAGTATCTCTGGGAGACTGACTCGCTACGGGAGTACAAGGAGACTCGAAACGGTCTGCTCGGCCGGGACTACTCCTCGAAGTTCTCGCCCTGGCTGAACGAGGGCTGTCTCTCGCCGCGGCGGGTGCACGCCGCGGTCGACGAGTACGAGAACTGCCGCGTCGCCAACGACTCGACGTACTGGCTCCGGTTCGAACTGCGCTGGCGGGACTTCTTCCAGTTCCAGTTCGCGAAGCACGGCACGACGCCGTTCGCGCCGGGTGGCATCCGCCGGCGGGAGATAGACTGGCGGAACGACGAGGACGCGCTGGATCGGTGGAAGCGAGGGGAGACGGGGATCCCCTTCGTCGACGCCACCATGCGGGAACTGAACGCGACTGGCTACATGTCGAACCGGGGCCGGCAGAACGCCGCGTCGTTTCTCGCGAACGATCTCCGGATCGACTGGCGGCGGGGGGCGGCCTACTTCGAGATGCGGTTGATCGACTACGATCCGGCGTCGAACTACGGCAACTGGGCCTACGTCGCGGGCGTGGGCAACGACTCGCGAAACCGCTCGTTCGACGTGCTCGGACAGGCGAAGCGGTACGACCCGGAGGCGGCGTACGTCCGGCAGTGGCTCCCCGAACTCGCCGATCTGCCGGCGGCCCACGCCCACGAACCGTGGCGTGCGACCGCCGAGGAACTGGCGGCACACGGGGTCGAACTCGGCGTCGACTACCCGCGTCCGATGGTCGACCCCGAGGCGTTGGGATGA
- a CDS encoding AAA family ATPase produces the protein MSNSSATTERQVDSNLFITVSGPPGCGATTLTEGLAEALDCGYVIGGDIFRDLADEHDLSLQQLIAKAEEDDEIDRALDQRLRRIAEEWGAANKAFILESRLAGWVAGNRADLRIWLDAPEEVRIERLSDHEVNYVIERPEERTPEDVGGLKRLSDQEEVGALMRVREVSEAGRYESYYGIDLDDRSFYDLALNTARWDADTVLDIVLSAVEGYVPETDEGAFTTSDVDV, from the coding sequence ATGTCGAATTCGAGTGCCACCACGGAGCGGCAAGTCGACAGCAATCTGTTCATCACCGTCTCTGGGCCGCCGGGGTGTGGTGCGACGACGCTTACGGAGGGACTCGCCGAAGCCCTGGACTGTGGCTACGTCATCGGCGGCGACATCTTCCGGGACCTCGCCGACGAACACGACCTCTCGCTCCAGCAACTCATCGCCAAGGCCGAGGAGGACGACGAGATCGACCGGGCACTCGACCAGCGTCTGCGCCGGATCGCCGAGGAGTGGGGGGCCGCGAACAAGGCGTTCATCCTCGAATCGCGACTCGCGGGGTGGGTGGCGGGCAACCGCGCCGACCTGCGCATCTGGCTCGACGCACCGGAGGAGGTCCGGATCGAGCGACTCAGCGACCACGAGGTGAACTACGTGATCGAGCGCCCCGAGGAGCGCACGCCGGAGGACGTCGGCGGTCTCAAACGGCTCAGCGACCAGGAGGAGGTCGGTGCGCTGATGCGTGTCCGCGAAGTGAGCGAGGCCGGGCGCTACGAGAGTTACTACGGGATCGACTTGGACGACCGCTCGTTCTACGATCTCGCCTTGAACACGGCGCGGTGGGACGCCGACACCGTCCTCGACATCGTGCTCTCCGCGGTCGAGGGGTACGTCCCCGAAACGGACGAGGGCGCGTTCACGACCAGCGACGTGGACGTGTAG
- a CDS encoding DMT family transporter, with amino-acid sequence MSRYRNLALFLSLAAVWGSAFMAIKVGLDSFPPVLFAAVRYDVAGVVMLAYAVRVVDDPVPRERGQWALVAVGSTLLIAGYHVLLFVGETDPAVTSAAAAVIVSLSPVLTTAFARAFLPDERLSVVGVVGLCCGLAGVVVIARPDPNALLAGGVVAKLLVFGAAAAFALGSVLVRRIDAELPIETMEAWSMVGGALLMHGVALGVGESLSDVTVSIEGLLALAYLSLAASALGFLIYFDLLERLGAVEINLVSYVAPVFAALAGWLVLDERLSLATAGGFALVFLGFVLVKRRAIRRELPLLRSAVTGHGSDADE; translated from the coding sequence GTGAGTCGCTACCGAAACCTCGCGCTCTTCCTCTCGCTCGCGGCCGTCTGGGGATCCGCGTTCATGGCGATCAAGGTGGGCCTCGACTCTTTCCCGCCGGTCCTCTTCGCGGCCGTCCGGTACGACGTGGCCGGGGTCGTCATGCTCGCCTACGCGGTCCGCGTCGTCGACGACCCCGTGCCACGGGAGCGTGGCCAGTGGGCGCTCGTCGCCGTCGGGTCGACGCTCCTGATCGCCGGCTACCACGTCCTGCTGTTCGTCGGCGAGACCGACCCTGCGGTGACCAGCGCAGCCGCCGCCGTCATCGTCAGTCTCAGCCCCGTGTTGACGACGGCGTTCGCCCGCGCGTTCCTCCCCGACGAACGCCTGAGCGTCGTCGGGGTCGTCGGGCTCTGCTGTGGACTCGCGGGCGTAGTCGTCATCGCACGACCAGACCCGAACGCGCTCTTGGCCGGGGGCGTCGTCGCGAAACTGCTGGTGTTCGGCGCGGCGGCCGCGTTCGCGCTCGGGTCGGTGTTGGTCCGCCGGATCGACGCCGAACTGCCGATCGAGACGATGGAGGCGTGGTCGATGGTCGGCGGCGCGCTCCTGATGCACGGGGTCGCGCTCGGGGTCGGCGAGTCGCTTTCGGACGTGACCGTCTCGATCGAAGGGCTGCTCGCGCTCGCGTACCTGTCGCTCGCGGCCAGTGCGCTCGGCTTTCTCATCTACTTCGACCTGCTCGAACGCCTGGGTGCCGTCGAGATCAACCTCGTCTCCTACGTCGCCCCCGTCTTCGCCGCGCTCGCGGGGTGGCTCGTCCTCGACGAACGCCTCTCACTCGCGACCGCTGGCGGCTTCGCACTCGTCTTCCTCGGCTTCGTGCTCGTCAAGCGGCGGGCGATCCGACGGGAACTGCCCCTCCTCCGGTCGGCGGTCACCGGCCACGGGAGCGACGCCGACGAGTGA
- a CDS encoding CBS domain-containing protein, which produces MALTARDLMETDVETVAPDDEVSEVLGRLARADFNGFPVVDDEESRSSDGRPQAGGRVVGIVTQHDLVHLFQTEDRTLWLPVGLPPFTQTLTYAVDVSWDDLDLGIDLARNAGRPIREVMTADVVTVATDTDLETILDLLADDERDINRLPVVDDGELVGIVARQDVLRAVRDERRRSEP; this is translated from the coding sequence ATGGCTCTCACTGCCCGCGACCTGATGGAGACGGACGTCGAGACGGTCGCCCCGGACGACGAGGTGAGCGAGGTGCTCGGCCGACTGGCACGCGCCGACTTCAACGGGTTTCCGGTCGTCGACGACGAGGAGTCACGGTCCTCGGACGGCCGGCCACAGGCCGGCGGTCGCGTCGTCGGCATCGTCACCCAACACGACCTGGTCCACCTGTTCCAGACCGAGGACCGGACGCTGTGGCTCCCGGTCGGCCTCCCGCCGTTCACCCAGACGCTGACCTACGCGGTCGACGTGTCGTGGGACGACCTCGACCTCGGAATCGACCTAGCCAGAAACGCCGGCCGGCCGATCCGCGAGGTGATGACGGCGGACGTGGTGACGGTCGCCACGGACACCGACCTCGAGACGATCCTCGATCTGTTGGCGGACGACGAACGCGACATCAACCGGCTGCCCGTCGTCGACGACGGGGAGTTGGTCGGCATCGTCGCCCGGCAGGACGTGTTGCGCGCAGTCCGCGACGAGCGGCGGCGATCCGAACCGTAA
- a CDS encoding mechanosensitive ion channel family protein has protein sequence MIGAPLQTGGGEVGVVGEYLTDVGIPPALAGAIGSAAVFAVVSVALYALGTRIAVPFVDGLLRRRGVDGHARKPFRVLSYAVVVVVALGLGFALAGYGNILIALSTVGAAATLAVGFALQDVIKNFVAGVFIYTDRPFRTGDWIEWEGNSGFVEDIGLRVTRVRTFDNEHLTVPNLQLTDGVIKNYDTNGTLRLKFTFRIGLEDDIDEAMCHIMDAADAEAEILDDPEPSVKLMEINEASFDLQSRIWIRDPGDSDFLGIRGRFVKDVTDRFEAAGISIPYPHRRVEGSIDTSPPGDAGAVSDD, from the coding sequence ATGATCGGGGCTCCCCTCCAGACGGGAGGCGGCGAGGTCGGCGTCGTCGGCGAGTACCTCACCGACGTCGGGATTCCCCCCGCGCTGGCGGGCGCCATCGGCTCCGCGGCCGTGTTCGCCGTGGTATCCGTGGCCCTCTACGCCCTCGGAACGAGGATCGCCGTCCCGTTCGTCGACGGCCTACTTCGTCGTCGTGGGGTCGATGGCCACGCCCGGAAGCCGTTTCGCGTGCTCAGTTACGCGGTTGTCGTCGTGGTGGCGCTCGGCCTCGGGTTCGCGCTCGCGGGCTACGGAAACATCCTTATTGCCCTGTCGACGGTCGGGGCGGCCGCCACGCTCGCAGTCGGGTTCGCGCTCCAAGACGTGATCAAGAACTTCGTCGCCGGCGTCTTCATCTACACCGACCGGCCGTTCCGTACGGGCGACTGGATCGAGTGGGAGGGTAACTCCGGGTTCGTCGAGGACATCGGCCTCCGTGTGACCCGCGTCCGGACGTTCGACAACGAACATCTGACGGTCCCCAACCTGCAGTTGACAGACGGCGTGATCAAAAACTACGACACGAACGGGACACTCCGGCTCAAGTTCACGTTCCGCATCGGCCTCGAGGACGACATCGACGAGGCGATGTGCCACATCATGGACGCCGCCGACGCCGAGGCGGAGATCCTCGACGACCCCGAGCCGTCGGTCAAACTGATGGAGATCAACGAGGCGTCGTTCGACCTCCAGAGTCGGATCTGGATCCGAGATCCCGGCGACTCCGACTTCCTCGGAATCCGGGGGCGGTTCGTCAAGGACGTCACCGACCGCTTCGAGGCGGCGGGGATCTCGATCCCCTACCCCCACCGGCGCGTCGAGGGATCGATCGATACGTCGCCACCGGGCGACGCGGGGGCCGTCTCCGACGACTGA
- a CDS encoding ribonuclease H, producing MAVHGRPTLRDLFDDSPTPHIAHPPRTHHRHFYVATDGSYRSDGGGLGAVIEAHDGTRVARLSLSDAPPDNNVAEYRALHLGLDVLAARTPPGSRVGVLVDHDDLAANVNHAVLAAGDPEWERTHPVSVPSRSEFHWRGIRARIGDFDELRAARIDGRANPAHPLANAPEQYAHVNHRSDRCVIPTLGDGPGRLEGADGTGTEIPPPSRTERRAGD from the coding sequence ATGGCCGTTCACGGCCGTCCGACGCTCCGTGACCTGTTCGACGACTCGCCCACGCCCCACATCGCGCACCCGCCGCGCACCCACCACCGACACTTCTACGTCGCCACCGACGGTTCCTATCGGAGCGACGGCGGCGGCCTCGGGGCGGTCATCGAGGCACACGACGGGACGCGCGTCGCTCGCCTCTCGCTGTCCGACGCGCCGCCCGACAACAACGTCGCGGAGTATCGGGCGCTCCACCTCGGACTGGACGTCCTCGCGGCCCGGACGCCGCCGGGGTCGCGGGTCGGCGTCCTCGTCGACCACGACGACCTCGCGGCGAACGTCAACCACGCGGTCCTCGCCGCCGGCGATCCGGAGTGGGAGCGGACACATCCGGTCTCGGTCCCGTCCCGAAGCGAGTTCCACTGGCGGGGCATCCGCGCCCGGATCGGCGACTTCGACGAACTCCGGGCCGCCCGCATCGACGGCCGTGCCAATCCGGCACACCCGCTCGCGAACGCGCCCGAACAGTACGCACACGTCAACCACCGAAGCGACCGGTGTGTGATCCCCACCCTCGGCGACGGTCCGGGCCGACTTGAGGGCGCCGACGGGACCGGAACCGAAATCCCGCCGCCGTCGCGGACCGAACGACGCGCCGGCGACTGA